The genomic interval TCGGCGCGGCGCAGCGCGGGAACAAGCTCGAAATCCGCGTCGCAATGCCTGGCAGTTATCAGACCGCAAAGCGTTTCGTATCCCTTTTCGTTCTCGCACAGGAGTACCGCGTACTTCCACCATCCCGCCGCGGGCGCGGGATCGCGCGCGGGTTCGCCGGGCGCGGCGGGCGCGCGGGGCTCGGTCACCGCGGCGCCGATGATGGGGCGAATGCCCGCTCGGTTGCATTCCTCGACGAAAACCGTCATCCCGTATAGCCCGTCTGTGTCGGTGAGCGCGAGCGCGCGCATTCCCAGCGCGGAGGCGCGGTCCACAAGCTCGCCGGGCACGTTCGCGCCCGCCTGCATCGAATAGCAGGAATGCGTATGAAGATGAGTGAAGTTGCCGGAGATCATGTTTTTATGTGGGAGTGCACCTTTATGTGGGAGTGCACCGGCTTGCCGGTGCCTTTGTCGGGAGCAAGCTCCCGCACTCCCAAAATTCCTTTTATAATCCCACCGTGGAAATCCACATCGGCACGTCGGGCTGGAGCTACCCCGAATGGATCGGGCCGTTCTACCCGCGGGGCACGGGCCGCGCGAAGCTGCTCGAAGCGTACTCGGCGGTGTTCGATGCGGCGGAGGTGAACTCCACCTACTACAGGCTGCCGGGCGCGAAGACCGTCGAGGGATGGGTGGAAAAAACCGGCGGCAGGATGATTTTCGCCGTCAAGCTCCCGAAGGAGCTGACGCACGCGGGAAGCCCGGTCGCGGGCAGCGCGGACGCGGGATGGGAGGTGGACGCCGCGGTCGAGCGCGCGGCGGAGGCGGTACGGCAGTGCGTCGCGCCGCTCGCGGACGCGGGCGCGCTTGGATGCCTGCTCGCGCAATTTCCGTCCAGCTTCCACCGCAACCGCGAAAACTCGCGCTACCTGGGATGGCTGCGCGGCGCGCTGAAAGAATTTCCGCTCGTCGTCGAATTCAGGAACGACGAATGGATACGCCCCGAAATTCTGAAATGGCTCGCGGATACCGGCACTGGATTCGCCTGCGTTGACCAGCCGCGGCTCGCGGGACTCGCGCCGCCGTTCTTTCTCGCGACGGGCGAAACGGGATACGTGCGGATGCACGGGCGCAACTCGGCGAACTGGTGGACGGGCGACAACGTGACGCGGTACGAGTACGATTACAGCGACGCTGAATTGAATGAATGGGCGGATGTCGTCCGCCGCGCAATCCAGAATTTCGGAGGCGGTACCTCCCAGTCCCGCAAAGAAGCCGATTCGTCCGAAACGTCCGCGTCCGCGATCCCGCTCGACGCCGATGCGGAAGTGTTTTTGAAGGAACGCAAGGTTTTCGACTGGGACAGAACACTCGGCGTCGAGTCCTCGATGACCGAAGCCCGCGCGATGCTCAAAAAGATTTTCTTCTTCTACAACAACCACTCGCACGCGTACGCCGCCAAGAACGCGTTGCGGTTCAGGGAAATGATGATGGAGGAATCGCGTTAGTCGTTTGCTCATGCCCCCACCCCCGCGAGCTCGCGGCCGGTTTTTATCGCTTCGAATCCGTACTTCGCGCGCACCCGGTTGACGCTGCGCTCAAGCGCTTCGCCCTTCACCCGCGACGCGGGAACGAACAGCCTGTCCTGCACGACGAACGGATAGAACCGCGACGCGGTTATCTCGACCGCGGCCACGTTCACGCGCCGAGTGTGCGCCCGCTCCGCGAGCTCCCGCGACGCGCACAGCATGTCGCACGCGTACGGCGTAGGCTCGGCCAAAGTCGCGCCCGCGTACCGCCTGCCGCCGTCTATGTAATGCAGCGCGAGGTCCAGCCTGCGCACCGCGCGCATCGCGCCCTCCCTGTACAGCGCGAACGAAAGCCGGTCGCAGACCACTTCCAGATACGGCGCAAGCCCGTCCGGCGACGAGACGCCGGGCGCGGGGACGGGCATCCGCTCGACAATCGCCTGCGGCCGCTCGGCCAGCTTCGGCGGAGAGACGTCCCGGCCGCGGCACTGGTGGAACGCTATATGGGCGAACCTGCGGCCGACGAGCAAATCCAGGGCGCCGCGCTCAAGCCGCGCCACATCGCCAAGCTGGCGCAATCCGATCCGATGGAGCCGCTCCAAAGCTGGCTCCGGCAAATAAAGCGCGGGGAGAGGAAGTGGGGCGACCGCTTCGGATTCCGCGCCCGCGGGAACGAGCAGACCGCCGCGGCATTCAGCGCGCCGCCATTTGACGACCAAGCGCGCGACGGTCGCGTTGGGAGCGAGGCACATCGCGGCCGAGTCCGCGCCGCGCGCGCACGCGTGCTCCAGCGCAACCAGCGCCGCGCGCCCGGCCTCGAACACGTCCGGATACACACGTCCGCAGCCGGTGAAGTCGGCCAGCCAGTCGCACCGCGGACGCGGCTCGACCGCGGGCGCGAACCGCCAAAGAAGCGTGCGTCCCGCATCCGGCCAGAGCGGCGGCCCGTCCATCCCGGCGCCGATCGAATACCAGGCGTACGATCGGGCGGCCGCCTCCGGGTTATCAATACTGAACACAAGTATAGTATACTTGTTTTCAGCGAAGAATGCAAGCGGAGGGAGTTAGCCGTTGTCCCAGCGCGGCGGCTTGCCGCCCGCGCCGGATAAATCCGATAGATTAACGCGCGTGACCGGATATGGAACCGGACGGACGTATTCGAATTGGAGCTGGTCCACGTTTTCGCCTTGAACGAAAAGCGAAGACTTGAAAACGCCGACTTGGTTGAATCCCAGTTTCGGATAAAGCGGGATGAGCGGATCCCAGCCCGCGGCCGAAGATATCGTCACGCGATCCATACGACAATCGCCGGTCAGGTAGTCACGCGCGAGCGTCAGCGCTTCGAGCCAAGCTTCTTCGTCGAGCGGAACCGCCGGGTCGGGGTACGGCTTGAGCCGAGCCGCGTTGCGCTGGGCCTGGACTCCCGGAATGTGGATGTAACCCAGAGCTTTCATCGTTTCCGCTTCGAAAACGATGAACCACGGGCCTTTCGGCAACTGCCAGTCGTGAGACGGAGCTTCGAATTTGCCTTCCTTCAATTGTTTTTCGATGTCCGCGGTGCGCACCAATTCCCACTTCTCGCGCCAGACGCACCGGTTGTACAGCCCTGCGACGATTTCCGCGTCCGGCGACGCCGCGCCGCGGAGCATTACCTTTTCACCTTTAAGCATCGGGAACCTCCCTTGCGCCATACCATTCTTCTCTGGAAACGCCGTATAGCGCCGCGCCCGAAGGCGGACGGCGGCCTTCCTCGACGCCGGAGAACACGGCCTCGAACCGCAGCCCAGCGCGCAAAAGCGAGCATCGCGCCGCGCGGTTGTATTGGCTCGTCCCGGCGTAGATGCGGTTTATCGGCCACACGTCGAATCCGTGTCCCATCGCCAGAAGTTTCGCCTCGGTGCCGTAACCTTTTCCGCGGTCCGCGACGTCCACAAGCAGCGTGCCTACCTCGGCCTCGCCGTTGCGCTTGTCGTATCCCCACATTCCCACCTGGCCCAGCGGCTTGCCGTCCAGCGTTTCGATGACGAATGTGTGGTTCGTGTCGCCCCAGAAATCGCCCTCGTCGTACCACTTGTTGTAGTCGTCGAGCGTGCAGATTTCGTGGTCGAGATACGGATACGGCTGCGACCAAAGGTTGGAGAGAAATATCCCGTCTTCTTTTTCCGTCGGACGTATCGCGATTAGCTTGCCGACAAGCCGCGTCTGCGCTTTTTCGGAATCGGGGACTTCGCGCGGTTCGACGGGATCGGTGTTGCCGTACAACTTCCAATCGCGCTTCGCCGCCCTGTAGTCCGAGCGCGTCATGCCATAGTTGTAGAAATCACAATACTTGCCGTGAATGAACCGGATATTGCGAGCGATTCCCTCGCGCTTGAATCCGCACTTTTCGAGCGACCGGATCGCGGGCGCGTTTTCCACATGCGTCGACGCGGACACGCGCTCGATCCGGAACGCGCGGAAGAGGTAGTCAACGAGCAGCATCTTCGCGCGCGTGCCCGCGCCCGTGCCGCGGTACGCGGCGGAGATTTTCGTCCCGACTTCGCACTCGCCGGTGACGTCGCGGAAATGCACGCCGATGTCGCCGATCGGAACGGCCGCGCCGTCCCGCTCGATTTCGACGATGAACAACTTCGTCTTGTCGTCCCAGAAGCCGCCCTTCTCCATCTGCTTCGCGATGAACGAGCGCGGGCACAGGTTCGTACGGTTGTACGCGACCGGCTCGCAATCGTTCTTCCAGAGGAAATCAACGTCGGAATCCGCGACGGGCCGAAGCCCCACGGTTCCGTCATACAAATCGTACTTGGTCACTTCCTTTCTCCGAATGAAATTAGTCCCGAACATAAATGAATCCGGGCAAAAAAAAACCCTCCGTTGCCGGAGGGCGGAACCTGGCCTGCGCGCAAGCGC from bacterium carries:
- a CDS encoding DUF72 domain-containing protein, translated to MGVHLYVGVHRLAGAFVGSKLPHSQNSFYNPTVEIHIGTSGWSYPEWIGPFYPRGTGRAKLLEAYSAVFDAAEVNSTYYRLPGAKTVEGWVEKTGGRMIFAVKLPKELTHAGSPVAGSADAGWEVDAAVERAAEAVRQCVAPLADAGALGCLLAQFPSSFHRNRENSRYLGWLRGALKEFPLVVEFRNDEWIRPEILKWLADTGTGFACVDQPRLAGLAPPFFLATGETGYVRMHGRNSANWWTGDNVTRYEYDYSDAELNEWADVVRRAIQNFGGGTSQSRKEADSSETSASAIPLDADAEVFLKERKVFDWDRTLGVESSMTEARAMLKKIFFFYNNHSHAYAAKNALRFREMMMEESR
- a CDS encoding GNAT family N-acetyltransferase — translated: MTKYDLYDGTVGLRPVADSDVDFLWKNDCEPVAYNRTNLCPRSFIAKQMEKGGFWDDKTKLFIVEIERDGAAVPIGDIGVHFRDVTGECEVGTKISAAYRGTGAGTRAKMLLVDYLFRAFRIERVSASTHVENAPAIRSLEKCGFKREGIARNIRFIHGKYCDFYNYGMTRSDYRAAKRDWKLYGNTDPVEPREVPDSEKAQTRLVGKLIAIRPTEKEDGIFLSNLWSQPYPYLDHEICTLDDYNKWYDEGDFWGDTNHTFVIETLDGKPLGQVGMWGYDKRNGEAEVGTLLVDVADRGKGYGTEAKLLAMGHGFDVWPINRIYAGTSQYNRAARCSLLRAGLRFEAVFSGVEEGRRPPSGAALYGVSREEWYGAREVPDA